The Pseudomonadota bacterium genomic interval GTCGCGCTGGTTGTAGACGCGGTCCTCGATCTCCTGACCGAGCTTATCGAGCTTCCCGGCCTCGGGCCGCCAGCCCGTGAGGTCCTTGTCGAAGTCGATACGCACCACCTTGTACGGCGCGAGGAAGCCGTCCTCGATCCCCTGCTTGAGCGAGTAGGTGAACACCGGCTCGCCGAAGTACGCGAGGTTCGAGACGTCCTTGGTCTCCTTGGGCGTGGCGGTGAGACCGATGTGCGTGGCGGACGAGAAGTAGTCGAGGATATCGTGCCACGCCGACGCCTCGGCCGCGCTGCTCCTGTGGCACTCGTCCACGACGATCAGGTCGAAGAAGCCGGGCGAGAACTGCTTGTAGACGTCCTTCTCCTCTTCCGTGCCGGAGACCGCTTGATAGAGAGCGAGATACACCTCGTACGAGGTGTCCACCTTCCGGTTGGCGATCTTCGTCATCACCTTGCTGAAAGGCTTGAAGTCCTTCGTCTTGGGATCATCGACGAGGATGTTGCGATCGGCGAGGAACAGGATCCGCTTCTTCCGATCGGCCTTCCACAGCCGCCAGATGATCTGGAACGCCACATACGTCTTGCCGGAGCCGGTCGCCATGACGAGGAGGATGCGGTCCTGCCCGTTCGCCACGGCCTCCACGGTGCGGTTGATCGCCTGAATCTGGTAATAGCGCGGGACCCTGCCCGAGGCGTCGATGTGGTAGTCCTGCGCGACGATCTTCTCGCGCTCGGGGCTGAGGTTCTTGAAGCGCTTCCACCTCTCGTAGAGGAACTGAGGCGACGGGAAGCGATCGAGGGCGATCTCCTCCTCCATCAGGCCGCCGAGCACAGCCGCCGTGGCGTCGTGGAACAGGAAGCGATCCCCGTTCGAGGAGAAGACGAACGGCACGTCGAGCATCGCCGCGTAGCCGAGCGCCTGCTGCATCCCGGAGCCGACCGTGTGGGTGTTGTCCTTGGCCTCGACCACCGCGAGCGGCAGCCCGGGCTTATAGAAAAGCGCGTAGTCGGCCCGCTTCTTCACACCCCTCGCGGTCAGCTTGCCGCGGACGATCACCCGCCCGTCGGTGAGCTGGTACTCAGACCTGATCTGCGTCTTGTCCCAGCCCGCACCCTCGAGCGCCGGCGTCAGGTAGCGCAGGCAGATGTCGGCTTCGGAGAGCTTCTTCTTGTCTTCCTGCATCGGTCCGCCCCGCGACGTTCAGCCCCGCGTCCTGCTCGACAGTGCTGCCGCTGCAAGACGGCCCTGCCCGACGAAACCAAATCCTCTCCCCCCCCGCCCATCCACGCTCCCCCAGCCATCGGAATCCGTCAAGCCGTACACGTGTGACATACCCCTTCGTATTGAAGGCGAACGCACGTCATCTTGATTGGCCCGGCCGTCGCTCCGGGCGACCGCTGTCCCGCAACTGCCCGTAAATACTTGCTGCACGACGGTGGCCCAAAACGTGCTCTCGCTGCACTGGGCCGCGGCGAAGTTCCGTCGCGAGGCGCTCGTGGACCGGATGAGCGGTTTCACGGACAAGGATGAACCGAGGTGGTCAACGTGTTCAGGCATCGCCGATTTTCCGTCGCCCTCGTCGGGGGCGTCATCGCTCTCGCTTTCGCAGTGAGCGGCTGTTTGCCATACCTCTACAAAGAGCGCGCGCCCGCCCTCATCCAGGGCATCGACATCGACCAGTCGCTGGACGTGGCGCAGCGGGAGCTCGAGAAGCCGAAGGCCACGTCGGTGCTCGGTGTCTGGGCCCTGCGGGATCAACCCGTGACAGCGGAGCAGGCCGCGCGGATAAACGACATGTACCTGAGCGGCATCCCGCGCATCGACAACGAGGAGATGCGGCACCGCAGCTTCGCGGTGTGGCACTTCACGTGGGCCATCTCCAACCTCTACAGGTTCGGGGACGAAGCGGTGAAGGCGGCCCTCGAGCCGGCCCACGCCGACGCCATGGCGCGAGCCGAGAAGCTCGACCGCCGGGTGGTCGACAAGCTCGTGCTCGGGAAGGACATCTACTCGGGTCCGGCACACGGGGGCGGCAGAGCCTACGCCCGCAAGCACCTGGTCGTGCCCGGCAACGAGGACTACCTGCAGTCGTACGCGCAGTACGTGGAAGCCGAAGAGGAGTGAGTCGGAAGGGCGAGCGGCCTGCGCAGGTTCTGCGCACGGCGTGGCGCTCCCGGGCAGAGCCGGTGCGCACGGATTGCGCGGTTTCGTACCGCGATCGGGGGCCGGCGAGGGATTCTCGGCCCCCCGACCGTGGCACGCGCGATGCAGTTGCTTCCATAGGAGAGCGCAACGCGCTCGGAAAGGGATGCGGCATGTCCAGATTGCACGTCACTCTTCTCGCGGGGCTGGTGGTCACGGGGCTCGGCCTCGCGTCGGCCTGCAACAGCACGGAGCAGGCCGCGGGCAGCGACCAGATGGCGATGTCTCACGGCCAGCCGGCACCGGCCGGGGCCGCGAAGGCGCCGTCCGTGTTCGACGCCCCGCAAGCCGTGGGAACGCCGGCCACCTGCCCGGTGCTCGGCAACACGTTCACGATCACGGCGGACACCCTCCACTCGGAGCACCAGGGCAAGCACGTGTACTTCTGCTGCGCGGGCTGCAAGCCGCAGTTCGACGCGGATCCGCAGAAGTACCTGAAGTAGCCCGATCGGAGGGGGGAGGCGATGCGCGTACGGATCTCGGTTCTGGGCTCCGCGCTCCTCGCGGCGGCGGCGGGGACGGCCGCCGCGTCCGGCGAAGCGCCGGAGGACGTCGCTCCCTCCGTCGACGAGCTCGTCGAGATCGCCCTGGCGCAGGCGCCGGAGATCCCGGTCTACGAGGCCCGGTCGCGCGCGTCGCGAGAGAGAGCGGACGCGGCGGACGCGCTGCCGGATCCCACGCTCGGTCTGACCGCTCAAGGGATGGGGCTGGCTCCTCCCGGACCGGCGTCCTCGATCGTCGTCGACGTGAGCCAGGAGCTTCCCTATCCGGGAAAGCGCGCCGCGCGCCAGGCCGCGGCCGAGGCCGAGACGAACGTCCGCAAGGCCGAGACGGGTGACGTGAGGCGCCGAATCGCCGCGCGGGTGCGGGTCCTCTACGCCCGCGTCTACAGCCTCGATCAGGAGCGGTCGAAACGGATCTCGACCCGCGATCTCCTCGGCCTCCTGTCCCGGACCCTGGCCACGCGTTACAGCACCGGTCAGGTCGATCGCTCCGGGCTGCTGCGGAT includes:
- a CDS encoding YHS domain-containing protein, giving the protein MSRLHVTLLAGLVVTGLGLASACNSTEQAAGSDQMAMSHGQPAPAGAAKAPSVFDAPQAVGTPATCPVLGNTFTITADTLHSEHQGKHVYFCCAGCKPQFDADPQKYLK